The Montipora capricornis isolate CH-2021 chromosome 3, ASM3666992v2, whole genome shotgun sequence genome window below encodes:
- the LOC138043849 gene encoding uncharacterized protein: protein MDDDDTKDRLPVHIILGANDFAKIRTGERLRVGRRGDPVAEFTRFGWTIMSPGADRELATAYLAINSNTDYERLCELDVLGLADSSTGDQGDVYEEFKEQLVRSSEGWYETGLPWKGSCPPLPNNRDGSLRRLNTLVQKLRRTDMLDDYDAVIREQLREGVVEPAPAEVTGREFYLPHRAVVRRSAETTKLRVVYDASARAQEKAPSLNECLHAGPPLHNKLWSVIVRNRFHPVAVAGDLRRAFLQVRIRETERDSLRFHWIADKTGKQVETLRFTRVVFGLAPSPFLLNGVIQQHLENMQSRYPDSVNEIRRSLYVDDLISGGPTSEKAKRLKREATEIFANAKFELHKWHSNEKQLETSCEDYEPSFAKEQLENGTAAGECKLLGLGWNKVEDTLHVSFPELPAEETKRGILANLAKVYDPLGIVSPVMLEGKLLYRESCMQKNAWDAPLPEQIANQWRKWEKSLPEEVSAKRSIPLYQQEIDKIELHAFGDASGRGVCASVYAVVTQASGVSQGLVTAKSRLAKQGLTIPRLELVSGHMAVNLASNVRQALEGLPLATTLHCWLDSSVALHWIGDRGEYRQFVSNRVKKIQTHPNVLWHHVPSADNPADLGSRGGSVTGAQLWWNGPTWLTDPANWPPEVVTKPSPESLAERKVQQELFAVGVESKSDLEVVLEKFDLRKALRIGAWVARFLRNSRNSTNKAKGPLSTAEVKRHETFLVKRAQQQGFNNVSFEQDQEQLNLQPNEEGVLECRGRIQGEYPVYLPDTALLATKIVQRAHVTTLHGGVGLTMASVRERYWIPRLRKLTKRVVRNCSGCKRFQAVAFANPPPAPLPRERTEGDTPFNVIGVDFAGPVKYRNKRKEMRKAYVVLYSCSLTRGVFLELLPNLETGEFIKSLKHFIARRGRPSRVYSDNGQTFVAAAKWLKKVQKDEEFHSFLSNQSIIWQFNLSRAPWWGGQFERLIGLMKSAFYKTVGQGILNWEELSEVILDIEVAMNNRPLCYQEEDVQLPTLTPNTMLFLKSNILPELQPYHLGERDLRKRAKFLQKTKDAMWNRWTAEYLRALRERHRLKLGDKRCSLAVGDVVIIKSSERNRNSWPLGIVESLIEGRDGVVRGARLRAGRSHIERPIQHLYPLELSCDRDGVRGTTTTLDPGAPAFRPRRDAAVAAELRVQDLTQEDQLE from the coding sequence ATGGATGATGACGACACTAAAGACAGGCTACCCGTACACATCATACTGGGCGCGAATGATTTTGCGAAAATTCGCACTGGAGAGCGTTTGAGAGTGGGTCGCCGTGGAGATCCAGTTGCCGAGTTCACCCGTTTTGGATGGACAATCATGTCGCCTGGAGCTGACAGGGAGTTGGCAACTGCTTACCTAGCCATTAATTCGAACACAGATTACGAGAGGTTGTGCGAACTTGATGTCCTTGGTCTGGCAGACTCTTCAACCGGAGATCAAGGTGACGTTTACGAAGAATTCAAAGAACAATTAGTTCGATCTTCAGAAGGATGGTATGAAACTGGACTTCCTTGGAAGGGAAGCTGTCCTCCGTTACCAAACAACCGAGATGGAAGTTTACGCAGATTGAACACTCTTGTACAGAAGCTGAGAAGAACCGACATGCTCGACGACTATGACGCTGTGATCAGAGAGCAACTTCGAGAAGGCGTAGTAGAGCCAGCACCTGCTGAGGTAACTGGAAGAGAGTTTTATCTACCCCATCGTGCTGTCGTGCGTCGGAGTGCTGAGACGACGAAGCTGCGAGTCGTGTACGACGCGTCAGCCCGTGCGCAAGAGAAAGCACCATCGCTGAACGAATGCCTACATGCTGGACCTCCGCTACATAATAAGCTGTGGAGTGTCATTGTTCGTAACCGTTTTCATCCTGTGGCAGTCGCTGGTGACCTTCGCCGTGCATTCCTACAAGTGCGGATACGAGAAACCGAGAGAGATTCCTTGAGATTCCACTGGATCGCCGACAAGACAGGAAAACAGGTTGAAACTTTGCGTTTTACCAGAGTGGTGTTTGGCCTCGCCCCTTCACCGTTCCTTCTCAATGGGGTGATTCAACAGCACTTGGAGAACATGCAGTCCAGATATCCTGATAGTGTGAATGAGATACGCAGAAGTCTGTACGTGGATGACCTGATTTCGGGAGGACCTACTTCAGAGAAAGCAAAACGTTTAAAGCGTGAAGCTACCGAGATTTTCGCCAATGCTAAATTCGAACTGCACAAGTGGCATTCAAACGAAAAGCAACTAGAGACATCCTGTGAAGATTACGAACCATCATTCGCCAAGGAGCAGTTAGAGAATGGAACAGCAGCTGGAGAGTGTAAACTACTTGGACTTGGTTGGAACAAGGTTGAAGATACTCTGCATGTGAGCTTTCCTGAACTGCCAGCCGAAGAGACAAAGCGTGGTATCCTGGCTAATTTGGCGAAAGTCTACGACCCGCTTGGAATTGTGTCACCAGTCATGCTCGAGGGAAAACTTCTCTACCGAGAATCATGCATGCAAAAGAACGCTTGGGACGCTCCGTTGCCAGAGCAGATAGCAAATCAGTGGAGAAAGTGGGAAAAGAGCCTACCGGAAGAAGTGTCGGCGAAACGCAGTATTCCTCTCTACCAGCAAGAGATCGATAAGATTGAACTCCACGCATTTGGTGACGCCAGTGGCCGCGGAGTGTGTGCCTCAGTCTACGCCGTGGTGACGCAAGCATCAGGGGTGTCGCAAGGTTTGGTTACTGCGAAGTCTCGTCTTGCCAAACAAGGTCTAACAATTCCTCGCCTAGAACTTGTGTCAGGACACATGGCAGTGAATTTGGCCAGCAATGTACGCCAAGCATTGGAAGGGCTTCCTCTTGCGACTACTCTTCATTGCTGGCTAGACAGCTCAGTAGCCTTACATTGGATTGGAGATCGGGGAGAATACCGTCAGTTCGTCTCGAATCGCGTAAAGAAGATTCAGACTCACCCAAACGTGCTATGGCATCATGTTCCATCAGCCGACAATCCAGCCGACCTAGGAAGTCGCGGTGGTAGTGTAACTGGAGCGCAGCTGTGGTGGAATGGACCCACCTGGCTTACAGATCCAGCCAATTGGCCACCTGAAGTCGTAACAAAACCTTCCCCAGAGAGTTTAGCAGAAAGAAAGGTGCAACAAGAGTTATTCGCAGTGGGAGTAGAAAGCAAGAGTGACCTCGAAGTCGTCCTTGAGAAGTTTGACTTGCGCAAAGCATTGAGAATTGGTGCATGGGTAGCGAGATTCTTGCGCAATTCTCGGAACTCCACCAATAAAGCCAAGGGACCACTGAGCACAGCCGAGGTAAAGAGGCATGAGACGTTCTTGGTCAAGAGGGCCCAGCAGCAAGGATTCAACAACGTCAGTTTCGAGCAAGACCAAGAGCAGCTGAACCTGCAACCGAATGAAGAGGGTGTGCTCGAATGCCGAGGACGTATCCAAGGCGAGTATCCTGTGTACCTGCCGGACACGGCTCTACTTGCGACGAAGATTGTGCAACGTGCCCATGTAACTACACTCCATGGGGGAGTTGGCCTAACAATGGCCAGCGTAAGAGAGAGATACTGGATACCCCGCCTTAGGAAATTAACGAAGAGGGTCGTAAGAAACTGCAGTGGCTGCAAACGGTTTCAAGCCGTAGCTTTCGCAAATCCGCCACCAGCACCTCTACCAAGAGAAAGAACCGAAGGCGACACGCCCTTCAACGTGATTGGTGTGGATTTTGCCGGACCGGTGAAGTACCGTAACAAGCGCAAGGAGATGCGTAAAGCGTATGTGGTATTGTACTCCTGTAGTCTCACCCGCGGAGTGTTTTTAGAGTTACTGCCGAATTTGGAGACCGGGGAGTTCATTAAGAGCCTAAAGCACTTCATCGCCAGAAGAGGACGGCCATCAAGGGTCTACTCAGACAACGGTCAGACGTTTGTCGCTGCCGCCAAGTGGTTAAAGAAGGTACAGAAGGATGAAGAGTTTCATTCGTTTCTTAGCAACCAGTCCATCATTTGGCAGTTTAACCTCAGCCGTGCGCCCTGGTGGGGAGGGCAATTTGAGCGTCTGATCGGGTTGATGAAATCAGCATTTTACAAGACAGTTGGCCAAGGGATACTAAACTGGGAGGAGTTAAGCGAGGTTATCCTGGATATTGAAGTCGCCATGAACAACCGTCCCTTGTGTTACCAGGAGGAGGATGTCCAGCTCCCCACACTGACGCCAAACACGATGCTATTTCTCAAATCCAACATCTTGCCCGAGTTACAGCCTTACCATCTGGGAGAAAGAGATTTGAGGAAGCGCGCCAAGTTCCTACAGAAAACTAAGGATGCAATGTGGAATCGATGGACAGCTGAGTACTTGCGTGCATTACGCGAACGTCACCGCCTTAAACTTGGAGACAAGCGGTGTTCTCTTGCTGTTGGAGACGTAGTTATTATCAAGTCGTCCGAGCGGAACAGAAATAGCTGGCCCCTTGGAATTGTTGAAAGTCTGATTGAAGGAAGGGATGGAGTAGTTCGTGGTGCGAGATTGCGAGCCGGCCGATCCCACATCGAACGCCCTATTCAGCACCTGTATCCCCTGGAACTGTCGTGCGACAGGGATGGTGTCAGAGGAACTACAACAACACTTGACCCTGGAGCACCAGCGTTTAGACCCAGACGAGATGCAGCAGTCGCCGCCGAGCTTCGAGTGCAAGATTTAACCCAGGAGGATCAGTTGGAATGA